CACACATAACTCGGCAGAATCACCTCGTCGCCGGGTCCTATACCCAGGACTCGCAGCGCGACTTCCAGTGCCATCGTTCCCGAATTGACCGCGACGCCGCCGGCCAGGCCGAGGTAGGCAGCCATCCCCCGCTCGAACCGCTCGACGACCGCCCCTTGCGCGAGATGGCCGGACTGCAACACCTCGGTGACGGCACGGACCTCCAGCTGGTCGATCAACGGACGGGAGTGCGGAATCATGGTCGTACTCGTCATCATGTTCCAATATTAATAAACAATCGCAAGGGAAGAAACCCTTCTGCGTTTTTCACCCGACCCTGAATCCCGCGAAAATGCGCCGAGGATCGGATCACGTCCACGATACTCAGGGCTTCAATGTTCGTCTTCCTGACTTGCGATGCATGGGCCTCGATGGCCGCAATCTTTTCGTCGAGCACTTGATCGATATCGACAAACACGGTCGGCGCAAAGTTTTGCGTCGTCGGACCTTCGTAGAACAAGACATTCTTCGTGTAACGCGTCGCCGAAATCGCCGCCATGGCCAGATGACGGTGGTCCTGGTGCGTGTCGTCGTGATAATGCACAAAGATAAAATGGGGATCGACTTCCTTGACGACCGCTTCAATCGACTGGATCAGCTCACGTCCCATCGGCACGGCGGTATCCTGATAGCCGCC
This genomic stretch from Nitrospira sp. harbors:
- a CDS encoding PIG-L deacetylase family protein, with translation MTFDGTEAMRILAIGAHPDDIEAGCGGALVKYAQNGHRVFLMVMTEGEQGGAGELRKFEQEQAAKQLCAERIFWGGYQDTAVPMGRELIQSIEAVVKEVDPHFIFVHYHDDTHQDHRHLAMAAISATRYTKNVLFYEGPTTQNFAPTVFVDIDQVLDEKIAAIEAHASQVRKTNIEALSIVDVIRSSAHFRGIQGRVKNAEGFLPLRLFINIGT